The following proteins are co-located in the Micromonospora coriariae genome:
- a CDS encoding NAD(P)/FAD-dependent oxidoreductase — MVVVGAGIAGVACAVELAAAGVPVQVRERGHVRGGRMASKRFDGRPADIGAAYFTASDPDFAALVEQWRAAGLVREWTDTFQAYDRDGRRDVPGPMRFAAPRGLRSLVEQLAGAVPVTVDRLVLTVETGPVVDGQPCAAVALAMPGPQAALLLDPALADATRVVQAQRWSPSLAAVLRFPTRRWPDFRGAFVNDHPVLSLVCDDGDRRGDGAPVLVAHTVPEFAAGHLARPTGAGPVIEQAVRDLLGLPEVAADVHVHRWTYAKPTTTGGGTHHLDADGIGLAGDAFGKPRVQSAWRSGRDLGRAVAARLT; from the coding sequence GTGGTGGTGGTCGGGGCGGGCATCGCCGGGGTCGCCTGTGCGGTGGAACTGGCCGCGGCCGGGGTGCCGGTGCAGGTCCGGGAGCGGGGGCACGTGCGCGGTGGGCGGATGGCCAGCAAACGCTTCGACGGCCGTCCCGCCGACATCGGCGCCGCCTACTTCACCGCCAGCGACCCCGACTTCGCCGCGCTGGTCGAGCAGTGGCGCGCCGCCGGCCTGGTCCGCGAATGGACCGACACCTTCCAGGCGTACGACCGGGACGGGCGCCGCGACGTGCCCGGGCCGATGCGCTTCGCCGCGCCGCGCGGACTGCGTTCACTTGTCGAACAGCTGGCCGGCGCGGTGCCGGTGACCGTCGACCGGTTGGTGCTCACCGTGGAAACCGGGCCGGTCGTGGACGGCCAGCCGTGTGCGGCGGTCGCCCTGGCCATGCCGGGCCCGCAGGCCGCCCTGCTGCTCGACCCGGCCCTGGCCGACGCCACCCGGGTCGTGCAGGCGCAGCGTTGGTCGCCCTCGCTGGCCGCGGTGCTGCGCTTCCCGACCCGGCGCTGGCCGGATTTCCGGGGCGCGTTCGTCAACGACCACCCGGTGCTCAGCCTGGTCTGCGACGACGGTGACCGCCGGGGCGACGGCGCCCCGGTGCTGGTCGCGCACACCGTGCCGGAGTTCGCCGCCGGGCACCTCGCCCGACCCACCGGAGCCGGCCCGGTGATCGAGCAGGCGGTGCGGGACCTGCTGGGGTTGCCCGAGGTGGCGGCCGACGTGCACGTGCACCGCTGGACGTACGCGAAGCCCACCACCACCGGGGGCGGCACGCATCACCTGGACGCCGACGGGATCGGCCTGGCCGGCGACGCGTTCGGCAAGCCCCGGGTGCAGAGCGCCTGGCGCTCCGGTCGGGACCTCGGCCGTGCAGTGGCCGCCCGCCTCACCTGA
- a CDS encoding DUF3072 domain-containing protein, with the protein MTDRSNEQADPRGAIKDPDEWVTGDEPPTAAQESYLATLAREAGAELPEDLTKSEASKRIDELQAETGRGQ; encoded by the coding sequence ATGACGGACCGCAGCAACGAGCAGGCCGACCCGCGCGGCGCGATCAAGGACCCGGACGAGTGGGTCACCGGCGACGAGCCGCCCACCGCGGCCCAGGAGTCCTACCTGGCCACCCTGGCCCGAGAGGCGGGCGCGGAGCTGCCGGAGGACCTGACCAAGTCCGAGGCGTCCAAGCGGATCGACGAACTCCAGGCGGAGACCGGCCGGGGCCAGTGA
- a CDS encoding metallophosphoesterase family protein, whose protein sequence is MRLVLTADTHLPKRARDLPGPLWQAIEAADVVLHAGDWVDESLLDAMTARSRRLIGVYGNNDGPALRARLPEVARADLDGLRVAVVHETGPRTGREQRCAARFPDVDLLVFGHSHIPWDTEAPGGLRLLNPGSPTDRRSQPHATYLTAEVDAGRLTRVELHRLPRR, encoded by the coding sequence ATGCGGCTCGTGCTCACGGCGGACACCCACCTACCGAAGCGGGCGCGGGATCTGCCCGGGCCGCTCTGGCAGGCGATCGAGGCGGCGGACGTGGTACTGCACGCCGGCGACTGGGTGGACGAGTCGCTGCTCGACGCGATGACCGCGCGCTCCCGCCGGCTGATCGGGGTGTACGGCAACAACGACGGCCCGGCGCTGCGCGCCCGGCTGCCGGAGGTGGCCCGGGCCGACCTCGACGGCCTGCGGGTCGCCGTGGTGCACGAGACCGGCCCCCGGACCGGTCGCGAGCAGCGGTGCGCGGCCCGCTTCCCTGACGTCGACCTGCTGGTCTTCGGGCACTCGCACATCCCCTGGGACACCGAAGCCCCCGGTGGCCTGCGCCTGCTCAACCCCGGCTCACCCACCGACCGCCGCTCCCAGCCCCACGCCACCTACCTCACGGCCGAGGTGGACGCCGGTCGCCTGACCCGGGTGGAGCTGCACCGCCTGCCCCGCCGCTGA
- a CDS encoding general stress protein: MTSASGPAAAWRPGTQGGDLLPSGPAGRPSAPSGDGHGPETGPPTVTIGSYPDYPAAQRVVDYLADNRFPVEHSAIVGTNLTLVETVLGRMTTGRSALLGAGTGAWFGLFIGLLFGIFTVGNWLAVILVGLVIGAIWGAVFGAVAHAMTGGRRDFTSASSLRAGQYAVIVDAQLADQARQLLGRMQMSGSATNAG, translated from the coding sequence ATGACGTCAGCTTCGGGGCCGGCCGCCGCGTGGCGGCCCGGCACACAGGGTGGCGATCTGCTGCCGTCCGGCCCGGCCGGCCGTCCGTCGGCACCGTCCGGTGACGGGCACGGGCCGGAGACCGGGCCGCCCACGGTGACAATCGGCTCGTATCCGGACTATCCGGCCGCACAGCGGGTGGTGGACTATCTCGCGGACAACCGCTTCCCGGTGGAGCACAGTGCGATCGTCGGCACCAACCTCACGCTTGTGGAGACGGTGCTCGGTCGGATGACAACCGGTCGCTCCGCCCTGCTCGGCGCCGGCACCGGCGCCTGGTTCGGGCTCTTCATCGGCCTGCTGTTCGGCATCTTCACCGTGGGCAACTGGCTGGCGGTGATCCTGGTCGGGCTGGTCATCGGTGCGATCTGGGGTGCGGTGTTCGGCGCGGTCGCGCACGCGATGACCGGCGGGCGGCGGGACTTCACCTCGGCCAGCTCGCTTCGCGCCGGCCAGTACGCGGTGATCGTCGACGCACAGCTCGCCGACCAGGCCCGGCAGCTGCTGGGTCGGATGCAGATGTCCGGCTCGGCCACGAACGCCGGCTGA
- a CDS encoding DUF1684 domain-containing protein: MDDLELADWRERVARLYLSDVDLAGFRAGRDQLFATHPQSPIPPAERPGFTGVRYFPPNPAAVVEAPLRPASGELRIDTGGPDGVVAYRRVAVAQTSWGPLTLWWIEAYGGGLFVPLRDGTCGQETYGGGRYLTDTVKGTFGRGVELLPGDRVRLDANYLYNPSCAYDDRWACPLAPPENRVDVPLRAGELAYHD, from the coding sequence GTGGACGATCTGGAGCTGGCCGACTGGCGGGAGCGGGTAGCCCGGCTGTACCTGTCCGACGTCGACCTCGCCGGGTTCCGTGCCGGCCGCGATCAGCTATTCGCCACCCATCCGCAGAGCCCGATCCCACCGGCGGAGCGACCCGGCTTCACCGGAGTGCGCTACTTCCCGCCCAACCCGGCCGCCGTGGTGGAAGCGCCCCTGCGCCCGGCCAGTGGGGAGCTGCGGATCGACACCGGCGGCCCGGACGGGGTGGTCGCGTACCGGCGGGTCGCGGTGGCGCAGACGTCGTGGGGGCCGCTGACCCTGTGGTGGATCGAGGCGTACGGGGGCGGGCTGTTCGTGCCGCTGCGCGACGGCACCTGTGGGCAGGAGACCTACGGCGGAGGCCGGTACCTCACCGACACGGTGAAGGGCACCTTCGGTCGGGGCGTCGAGCTGCTGCCCGGCGACCGGGTCCGGCTGGACGCCAACTACCTCTACAACCCGAGCTGCGCGTACGACGACCGCTGGGCGTGCCCGTTGGCACCGCCGGAGAACCGGGTCGACGTGCCGCTGCGGGCCGGCGAGCTGGCGTACCACGACTGA
- a CDS encoding TetR-like C-terminal domain-containing protein → MARAGVTAERLALAAAELADEIGMENVTIAALARRFGVKDASLYFHIRNARDLRVRVALLALAELADRVAAALAGRAGKDALVAFANAYRDYAARHPGRYAAMQIDLDPETAAASAGVRHAEMTRAILRGYRLSEPDQTDAVRMMHSTFHGFVSLEKTGGFRHTPRTTDASWARTLDALDAVLSNWPPAVSTDAETAR, encoded by the coding sequence ATGGCACGTGCGGGGGTGACCGCCGAGCGCCTGGCCCTGGCCGCGGCCGAGCTGGCCGACGAGATCGGCATGGAGAACGTGACCATCGCCGCGCTCGCCCGGCGATTCGGCGTCAAGGACGCGAGCCTGTACTTCCACATCCGCAACGCACGCGACCTGCGGGTCAGGGTCGCGCTGCTGGCTCTCGCGGAGCTTGCCGACCGGGTCGCCGCCGCGCTCGCCGGCCGCGCGGGCAAGGACGCGCTGGTGGCCTTCGCCAACGCGTACCGGGACTACGCGGCGCGGCACCCGGGCCGGTACGCCGCGATGCAGATCGACCTCGATCCGGAGACCGCCGCCGCGAGCGCGGGCGTCCGGCATGCGGAGATGACACGAGCGATCCTGCGCGGCTACCGGCTCTCCGAACCCGACCAGACCGACGCGGTACGGATGATGCACAGCACGTTCCACGGGTTCGTGAGCCTGGAGAAGACCGGCGGCTTCCGGCACACCCCCCGTACGACGGACGCCTCCTGGGCGCGAACGCTGGACGCTCTCGACGCGGTCCTCAGCAACTGGCCGCCCGCCGTGAGCACCGATGCGGAGACCGCTCGGTAA